DNA sequence from the Pseudomonadota bacterium genome:
GATCTGGTTCGGCTTTTCGCCGGGCCCCGATCTGCCACAGCGCGGCTTCAACATCGCCGCCAACCTCGTGCGCTTTCGTCTTTTGCCATCGCTCAAACTGTTCGCGCCGATCATCGCGCGCTTGGCGTCGTGGCTGCGCTGGGGCGAGGACCGCAGCGGCATGTTCGTCGCTATCGCCGGGCGCGGCGAAGACGGCACGCGCACCGAGCGCACCTGGCACCTGATCGCCGAAGACGATCACGGCCCCTTCATCCCGGCCATGGCGGTCGCCGCGGTCGTGCGCCGCTGCCTTGCCGGAAGGATACCTGAACCGGGCGCCCGTCCCGCGATCGACGATGTCGACTTGGCGGATTACGAAGCGCTCTTCGAACGGTTCTCCATGCGCTGGGGCGTGCGCGACGAGGGCCCCTCGACCGCCCAGCAGCCGCTCTATCGCCGCCTCCTGGGCAGCGCCTGGGACGATCTGCCAGCGCCGATCCGCGGGATGCACGATCTCGACGGCACCATGGTCGCGGAGGGCAGGGCACGCGTCACGCGCGGCACGGGGTTTCTCGCGCGTCTGGCCGGGCGCGTGATCGGCTTCCCCGATGCCGGCGACGACATGCCAGTCAAGGTGACGTTCGCCGGCGAAGACGGCCAGGAGACCTGGCGCCGCGACTTCGCCGGCCAGACGTTCGAAAGCGTGCAGTCACAAGGGCGCGGCCGCTCGGCTTACCTGGTCAACGAACGGTTTGGCGCCATAACCGTCGGTCTGGGTTTGGCGGTCGCCGACGGCCGCCTCCGCATCGTCGTGCGCCGCTGGTCGCTGTTCGGTATCGCCATGCCGATGATGCTGGCGCCGCGCTCGGACGCCTACGAGTCGGTCGAGGAAGGCCGCTTCAACTTCCATGTCGATGTTTCCCTGCCGCTCGCCGGTCACATCGCCGGTTACCACGGCTGGCTCGAGCCGCGCCCGCTGACAACCGCTGAAGAGGCCGAGATCGCGCGCGGCAAGACCGCCTTCGCCCAGGCGACGTCCTAGAGCAGATGAATCTGCTCTACTCATACAAATGGAGCGGGTTCACGTGGCTAAGTGGAACCGTCAACCGGTTCCACTTAGCCACGATCCGCTCTAGCCGACTGCGCTGACGAACCACAGCCAGCCGGCGCCGGCCAGCAGGGTCGCGAGCGTGATCGGCACGCCGGTCCGCGCGAAAGCCCGGAATGAGATCGTCATGCCGCGTCGTGCCGCCGCGTCGACCACGATGATGCTGGCCAGGCTGCCGACGACGACCAGGTTGCTCGACAAGCCGCTGGCAATCGCCATGACCGGGCCCAGGCTGGCGTCCTCGGCGAACGGCAGCAGCAGCATGATGCTGGGCACGTTCGACACGATGTCGCTCAGCACCGCCGTCACGACGAAGATGATGGCGGGGTCCGTCAGGTCAATGCCGGCTGACCGCATATCGGTGATCCAGGCCTGCGGCAGACCGGTCAGCTGCAGCGCGCCGTTGACGACAAAGAGGCCGATAAACAGGACCAGAAGCTGCCAGTCGATCCGGTGCAGCATCTTGTGTGAAGCGAAGTGCGCGTTGGCCAGCAAGATGGCGCCCGCGGCCAGCGCGATCAGATCGCGCGGCCAGTCGGTGATGATGAAGAGCCCGACCACGATGGCGGTGATCACCGTGCCCTTTATGGCTTCGCCTTTTCGGAAGTGACGGTGCTTCAGGGGCTTCGCCTTGACGTGGTCCGGCAGATCCCAGTCGTGTTTGAACTGCCAGTCGATCACCGCCCACACGATGACCATGGAGACAAGCGCTGGCACGGCCGTGTAGCCCATGAAGGCGGTGAACGAGAGATCGAAATGCTCACCGATCAGCATGTTCTGTGGGCTACCGATGATGGTTGCGATCGAACCGACATTGGTGCCGCAGGCAAGCGCCAGCAGAAACGGGACAGGGTTCAGCTTGCGGTCGATGCAGTAGCCCAGCAGGACCGGCGCCAGCGCCACGGCGACGACATCGTTCGTCAACAGCGCCGACATGACGCCTGCCAGGCCGACAACCACCGCCAGAAAGGCGCGCGGCCCCAGAGTTAGCGCGCCGATGCGATCGGCGAGCGCCGAGTATAGACCCGA
Encoded proteins:
- a CDS encoding DUF4166 domain-containing protein; this encodes MSDTKLTVMIVGGYGTFGGRLSRLVAVEPGVRLLIAGRNIAKARAFCDTHLTGADAEPVVFDRDGDIIGALGALDPDLVVDASGPFQDYPGDVYKLVRACIGGGVNYIDLADASAFVLGIGQFNDVAREHGCFALTGASSYPTLSAAVMRHLTEPMPRVETITAGIAPSPHATLGKNVVIAGISYAGKPIELVYRGQPVTGYALAETRRSTIAPPGVLPLKNRLFSLVDVPDNQLMLLQWHGLKAIWFGFSPGPDLPQRGFNIAANLVRFRLLPSLKLFAPIIARLASWLRWGEDRSGMFVAIAGRGEDGTRTERTWHLIAEDDHGPFIPAMAVAAVVRRCLAGRIPEPGARPAIDDVDLADYEALFERFSMRWGVRDEGPSTAQQPLYRRLLGSAWDDLPAPIRGMHDLDGTMVAEGRARVTRGTGFLARLAGRVIGFPDAGDDMPVKVTFAGEDGQETWRRDFAGQTFESVQSQGRGRSAYLVNERFGAITVGLGLAVADGRLRIVVRRWSLFGIAMPMMLAPRSDAYESVEEGRFNFHVDVSLPLAGHIAGYHGWLEPRPLTTAEEAEIARGKTAFAQATS
- a CDS encoding SLC13 family permease, which produces MTIIIVVFVVVYVGMIFGSLPGLKVDRSAIALIGAIALLATGVMTREQAGASINFSTIGLLFGLMIVSANFDLSGLYSALADRIGALTLGPRAFLAVVVGLAGVMSALLTNDVVAVALAPVLLGYCIDRKLNPVPFLLALACGTNVGSIATIIGSPQNMLIGEHFDLSFTAFMGYTAVPALVSMVIVWAVIDWQFKHDWDLPDHVKAKPLKHRHFRKGEAIKGTVITAIVVGLFIITDWPRDLIALAAGAILLANAHFASHKMLHRIDWQLLVLFIGLFVVNGALQLTGLPQAWITDMRSAGIDLTDPAIIFVVTAVLSDIVSNVPSIMLLLPFAEDASLGPVMAIASGLSSNLVVVGSLASIIVVDAAARRGMTISFRAFARTGVPITLATLLAGAGWLWFVSAVG